The Brasilonema sennae CENA114 genome includes a region encoding these proteins:
- a CDS encoding TRC40/GET3/ArsA family transport-energizing ATPase: MRVILMTGKGGVGKTSVAAATGLRCAELGYSTLVLSTDPAHSLADSFDLELGHVPKEIRPNLWGAELDALLELEGNWGSVKRYITQVLQARGLDGVQAEELAILPGMDEIFSLVRMKRHYDEGEFDVLIIDSAPTGTALRLLSLPEVGGWYMRRFYKPFQNISVALRPLVEPFFKPIAGFSLPDKEVMDAPYEFYQQIEALEKVLTDNTQTSVRLVTNPEKMVIKESLRAHAYLSLYNVATDLVVANRIIPEAVEDPFFQRWKENQKQYRHEIHENFHPLPVKEVPLYSEEMCGLAALERLKETLYKDEDPTQVYYKETTIRVVQENNQYSLELYLPGIPKNQVQLSKSGDELNITIGNHRRNLVLPQALAALQPGGAKMDGDYLKIRFAAA, translated from the coding sequence ATGCGTGTAATTCTAATGACAGGCAAAGGCGGCGTGGGAAAAACCTCCGTAGCCGCCGCCACTGGACTTCGTTGTGCAGAACTGGGTTATAGTACACTTGTTTTGAGTACAGATCCCGCTCATTCTCTGGCAGACAGTTTTGATTTAGAACTGGGACATGTACCCAAAGAAATTCGCCCGAATTTGTGGGGTGCGGAACTGGATGCACTACTTGAACTAGAAGGAAACTGGGGTTCTGTAAAGCGCTACATCACTCAAGTTTTACAAGCACGGGGTTTAGATGGAGTGCAGGCGGAAGAATTAGCTATTTTACCAGGCATGGATGAGATTTTCAGCTTGGTCAGAATGAAACGCCATTACGATGAGGGTGAGTTTGACGTTTTGATTATTGACTCAGCCCCTACTGGTACAGCACTACGTCTGTTGAGTTTACCAGAAGTTGGTGGTTGGTACATGCGGCGTTTTTACAAACCTTTCCAAAACATTTCTGTTGCACTAAGACCTTTAGTTGAACCTTTTTTTAAACCAATTGCTGGTTTTTCTTTACCAGACAAAGAGGTGATGGACGCACCTTATGAATTCTATCAACAAATAGAAGCTCTGGAAAAAGTATTAACAGATAACACTCAAACCTCAGTACGGCTTGTCACCAATCCTGAAAAAATGGTGATTAAAGAATCTCTGCGCGCTCATGCTTATTTGAGCTTATATAACGTTGCAACAGATTTAGTCGTCGCAAATCGGATTATTCCCGAAGCAGTAGAAGATCCTTTTTTCCAGCGTTGGAAAGAGAATCAAAAGCAGTACCGCCACGAAATTCATGAAAACTTCCATCCGTTACCTGTCAAGGAAGTTCCACTGTATTCTGAAGAGATGTGTGGTTTGGCTGCTTTAGAACGTCTGAAGGAAACACTGTACAAAGATGAAGATCCAACTCAGGTTTATTACAAAGAAACCACAATAAGAGTTGTTCAAGAAAATAATCAATACAGTTTGGAATTGTATTTACCAGGCATTCCCAAAAATCAAGTTCAACTCAGTAAAAGTGGAGATGAATTAAACATCACTATTGGTAATCATCGCCGAAATTTAGTTTTGCCACAAGCTTTGGCCGCACTGCAACCTGGAGGGGCAAAAATGGACGGAGACTATCTCAAAATCCGTTTTGCTGCGGCGTAA
- the dnaA gene encoding chromosomal replication initiator protein DnaA: protein MEMPIENLWSQVLERLQLELSRPTFETWIKTASAERLENNCLVIFTPNPFARNWLQKYYIKTIANVVQDILGYPVDIYITVNQGDEVSDVKEQEASWGFQTQTSPTDGLPQNRLKTTELNLKYVFSRFVVGANNRMAHAAALAVAEYPGREFNPLFLCGGVGLGKTHLMQAIGHYRWEISPDSRIFYVSTEQFTNDLIAAIRKDSMQSFREHYRAADVLLVDDIQFIEGKEYTQEEFFHTFNTLHEAGKQVVLASDRPPNQIPGLQQRLCSRFSMGLIADIQSPDLETRMAILQKKAEYENIRLPREVVEYIAFHYTSNIRELEGALIRALAYISIWGLPMTVENIAPVLEPPTQKVEATPEAILSVIVESFDVSIEDLKGNSRRREISWARQIGMYLMRQHTDLSLPRIGEEFGGKDHTTVMYSCEKITQLRQTDQNLVKTLRQLSDRINMASRPHKSS, encoded by the coding sequence ATGGAAATGCCCATAGAAAATCTGTGGAGTCAGGTACTGGAACGCTTACAACTAGAGCTATCCCGTCCCACCTTTGAAACTTGGATCAAAACCGCGAGCGCTGAGCGATTGGAAAATAATTGCTTGGTAATTTTTACTCCTAACCCGTTTGCTCGTAATTGGTTACAGAAATATTACATAAAAACAATTGCTAACGTTGTACAAGATATTCTTGGTTATCCTGTAGATATTTATATCACTGTTAATCAAGGTGATGAAGTTTCTGATGTCAAGGAACAAGAAGCTTCTTGGGGATTTCAAACTCAAACCAGTCCAACAGATGGGCTCCCTCAAAACCGACTAAAAACGACAGAATTAAATCTCAAGTATGTATTCTCTCGATTTGTAGTTGGTGCTAACAATCGTATGGCTCATGCTGCTGCATTAGCAGTTGCTGAATATCCTGGAAGAGAGTTTAATCCTTTATTTTTGTGTGGTGGTGTGGGTTTAGGGAAAACTCACCTAATGCAGGCAATTGGTCACTATCGATGGGAAATTAGTCCAGATTCAAGAATATTTTACGTCTCTACTGAGCAATTTACGAATGATCTCATTGCTGCGATTCGTAAGGACAGTATGCAAAGTTTCCGAGAGCATTACCGTGCTGCTGATGTCCTTTTAGTGGATGATATTCAGTTTATTGAAGGTAAAGAATATACTCAAGAAGAATTTTTCCATACTTTTAATACTTTACATGAAGCTGGTAAGCAGGTCGTCTTAGCTTCTGACCGTCCTCCCAACCAAATTCCTGGGTTACAACAACGTCTGTGTTCCCGATTTTCTATGGGGTTAATTGCTGATATCCAATCGCCAGATTTAGAAACAAGAATGGCAATTTTACAAAAAAAAGCTGAGTACGAAAATATTCGTCTTCCAAGGGAAGTTGTTGAGTATATTGCTTTTCACTATACTTCTAATATTCGAGAGTTGGAAGGAGCATTAATTCGTGCATTAGCGTATATTTCTATTTGGGGTTTACCAATGACGGTAGAAAATATTGCACCCGTTTTAGAACCACCAACGCAGAAGGTAGAAGCCACACCAGAAGCAATTTTATCAGTGATAGTTGAGAGTTTTGATGTATCAATAGAAGACCTTAAAGGGAATTCACGGCGACGAGAGATTAGCTGGGCGCGTCAAATAGGAATGTATCTTATGCGACAACATACAGATCTGAGCTTACCAAGAATAGGAGAAGAATTTGGTGGAAAAGACCATACAACGGTTATGTATAGCTGTGAAAAGATTACCCAACTGCGACAAACAGATCAAAACTTGGTGAAAACACTGCGTCAATTGAGCGATCGCATTAACATGGCTAGCCGTCCTCACAAATCATCTTGA
- the dnaN gene encoding DNA polymerase III subunit beta has protein sequence MKLVCTQSDLSTNLSLTSRAVPSRPTHPVLANVLLQADAETNQVSLTAFDLSLGIRTSFSAEVLHSGEIAIPAKLLNDITTRLPEGEITLENESTSTDDPLAGEGSIVTLIPKSGRYQVRAMGAQEFPELPVIENTPALHIPAGALIEGLRGSLFATSADETKQVLTGVHLTVQQDTLEFAATDGHRLAVVQTTNESPDTNTETGLEVTVPARALRELERMLAHAHSEEEPVALYFDQGQVIFEWQNQRLTSRTLEGQYPAYRLLIPRQFERELVLDRRQFLSALERIAVFADQKNNVVKVSMDSEEQEITISCEAQDVGNGRESMSAQILGEDIDIAFNIKYLMEGLKALPSVEIHVQLNGNLTPVIFTPVGGFKMTYLAMPVQLRN, from the coding sequence ATGAAATTAGTTTGCACCCAAAGCGACCTTAGTACTAACCTCTCACTCACCAGCCGTGCTGTACCTTCACGCCCAACACATCCAGTACTTGCCAACGTACTACTACAAGCGGATGCTGAAACTAACCAAGTCAGCTTAACAGCATTTGATCTGAGTTTGGGTATCCGTACTAGTTTTAGCGCCGAAGTCTTGCACTCTGGAGAAATTGCGATCCCCGCCAAGCTGCTTAATGACATCACTACTCGCCTTCCAGAAGGTGAAATTACTCTAGAAAATGAATCAACTTCTACAGATGATCCCTTAGCAGGGGAAGGCTCAATTGTGACTCTGATACCCAAAAGCGGGCGTTATCAAGTACGCGCAATGGGAGCACAAGAGTTTCCAGAACTCCCTGTTATCGAAAATACTCCAGCACTACATATTCCTGCTGGTGCATTAATTGAAGGATTACGAGGTTCTTTATTTGCAACTAGTGCAGATGAAACCAAACAAGTTCTCACCGGCGTACATTTAACAGTTCAACAAGACACACTGGAATTTGCAGCAACTGACGGACATCGTTTAGCTGTCGTACAGACGACTAATGAGAGTCCAGACACAAATACGGAAACTGGCTTAGAAGTGACAGTACCAGCCAGAGCATTAAGAGAACTAGAACGAATGCTGGCTCACGCGCACTCAGAAGAGGAACCTGTGGCGTTGTATTTTGACCAAGGTCAGGTTATTTTTGAATGGCAAAATCAAAGGCTGACAAGTCGTACTCTGGAAGGACAATATCCTGCTTATCGTCTACTCATTCCCCGACAATTTGAGCGAGAATTGGTTTTAGATAGGCGACAATTCTTAAGTGCTTTAGAACGAATTGCTGTCTTCGCAGATCAAAAGAATAATGTTGTTAAGGTGAGCATGGATAGCGAAGAACAGGAGATTACTATATCCTGTGAAGCTCAAGATGTTGGCAATGGTAGAGAATCAATGTCAGCACAGATATTAGGAGAAGATATAGATATTGCTTTTAATATTAAATATTTGATGGAAGGTTTAAAAGCATTGCCATCTGTTGAAATTCACGTGCAGCTAAATGGAAACTTGACCCCAGTGATTTTTACTCCAGTTGGTGGTTTTAAGATGACTTATTTAGCGATGCCTGTTCAATTGAGGAATTAA
- a CDS encoding DUF2358 domain-containing protein produces MDLIEILKQDYQRFPDNQTYSVYAQDVYFQDPLNKFRGVEKYKQMIKLIGTWFLNTKMDLHSMNRTGDTIKTEWTLSWNTPLPWKPRISIPGWSELRLNPQGLIVSHIDYWHCSRLDVLKQHLFPLKSS; encoded by the coding sequence ATGGATCTCATTGAAATTCTCAAACAAGACTATCAAAGATTTCCTGATAATCAAACATACAGCGTCTACGCTCAAGATGTTTATTTTCAAGATCCGCTCAACAAATTTCGTGGTGTTGAAAAGTACAAGCAGATGATTAAACTCATCGGTACTTGGTTTTTAAATACCAAAATGGACTTGCACAGCATGAATCGTACAGGAGACACAATCAAAACTGAGTGGACACTCAGCTGGAATACCCCCCTTCCTTGGAAGCCACGTATTTCTATCCCAGGGTGGAGTGAATTGCGCCTTAACCCTCAAGGGTTAATTGTGTCTCACATAGATTATTGGCATTGTTCGCGTTTAGATGTCCTGAAACAGCATTTATTTCCCTTAAAGAGTTCATAA